A single genomic interval of Rosistilla ulvae harbors:
- a CDS encoding phosphotransferase translates to MVDTLSDIVRRMTGAQSVQLGEPIQSLWSGYGVIQRALLRGLQDDGSGEPTLVVIKHIDVSRARSNRRGWGGDASHLRKVRSYGVEQVFYEKYSGQCGPLCQVPGLVAAHQKANEAGWVIVLTDLDAQGFDRRKNDLDQHGLRACLAWLANFHATFLGSSASGLWPIGTYWHLDTRPDELTALPAGPLKSSAPEIDRRLNAARFQTLVHGDAKVANFCFSDRDCGRVAAVDFQYVGRGCGMKDVAYLVSSCLSADDAASQEAAFLNVYFDALRDAIAVRQIEVDVAELEREWRALYRFAWADFYRFLAGWSPEHWKLNAYSDRITQSVIQQLGHS, encoded by the coding sequence GTGGTAGACACGCTCTCCGACATCGTCCGGCGAATGACCGGCGCACAATCCGTTCAGCTTGGTGAACCGATCCAGAGCCTCTGGAGTGGCTACGGTGTGATTCAGCGTGCTCTCTTGCGAGGACTCCAGGACGACGGATCGGGCGAGCCAACTCTCGTGGTCATCAAACACATCGATGTCTCTAGGGCACGCTCAAACCGTCGAGGCTGGGGAGGTGATGCGTCGCACTTGCGGAAAGTCCGTTCCTACGGAGTCGAGCAGGTATTCTACGAGAAGTACTCGGGGCAATGCGGACCATTGTGCCAGGTCCCCGGCCTTGTTGCGGCTCACCAGAAAGCAAACGAAGCCGGCTGGGTGATTGTGCTCACCGATCTCGACGCTCAAGGTTTCGATCGCCGCAAAAACGATCTCGACCAGCATGGTCTCCGCGCCTGTCTGGCTTGGCTGGCAAACTTCCACGCTACGTTTCTGGGAAGCTCGGCGAGCGGCTTGTGGCCAATTGGCACCTACTGGCACTTGGACACACGACCCGACGAACTCACCGCCTTGCCGGCCGGCCCTCTGAAGTCGTCGGCACCGGAGATCGATCGCCGTTTAAATGCTGCAAGGTTCCAGACGTTGGTTCACGGGGATGCCAAAGTTGCGAACTTCTGCTTTTCTGACAGAGACTGTGGCCGCGTTGCTGCGGTGGACTTTCAATATGTCGGTCGCGGCTGCGGCATGAAGGACGTCGCTTATCTGGTCAGCAGTTGCTTGAGCGCAGACGACGCGGCATCCCAGGAGGCTGCGTTCCTGAATGTCTATTTCGATGCGTTACGGGATGCCATCGCCGTCCGCCAAATCGAAGTAGATGTCGCGGAACTGGAACGCGAATGGCGTGCGTTGTACCGGTTCGCCTGGGCCGATTTCTACCGTTTTCTTGCGGGCTGGTCTCCGGAGCATTGGAAGCTGAACGCCTACAGCGATCGCATTACGCAGTCGGTCATCCAGCAACTGGGCCATAGCTGA
- a CDS encoding tetratricopeptide repeat protein translates to MRTAILLIFLCLGFAPGCRAIRRTVDSRQSIEARRMSREGLAAIHQNRWEEAEKLFEAALELSHSDDRAYWGYSEVLWQKGQHAEAISHLEQAVRLSAGAPELRVRLGNMYLEEDRVDDAATQVAHVLESTRDMATAWALHGDILVRQEKLEAALASYHRAISLDRQSPQVRLAIADIYSRQQRHDRLLATVDQLEESTIPTEQAAQLEMMRGIAMRELGHPDSGAQHLQRAIALGMSGREVYHELAKTELASRRFAAASHAIRNALQLAPDDAESLSLAQNIQQAQARLAADTANDDLTQER, encoded by the coding sequence TTGAGAACTGCCATCCTCCTGATCTTCCTCTGCCTGGGCTTCGCTCCAGGTTGTCGGGCAATCCGCCGCACTGTCGACAGCCGGCAATCGATCGAAGCCCGGCGGATGTCGCGTGAGGGACTCGCCGCGATCCACCAGAATCGCTGGGAGGAAGCGGAAAAGCTGTTCGAAGCGGCGCTGGAACTGAGTCATTCCGACGACCGCGCCTACTGGGGATACAGCGAAGTCCTGTGGCAGAAGGGGCAGCACGCCGAAGCGATCAGCCACCTGGAACAGGCAGTCCGCCTGTCGGCCGGTGCGCCGGAACTGCGCGTTCGACTCGGCAACATGTACTTGGAAGAAGATCGCGTCGACGACGCGGCAACCCAGGTCGCACACGTGCTCGAATCGACTCGCGACATGGCCACCGCCTGGGCACTGCATGGCGATATCCTCGTCCGTCAAGAGAAACTGGAAGCCGCCTTGGCCTCCTACCACCGCGCGATCTCTCTCGACCGCCAATCCCCGCAGGTCCGGCTAGCGATCGCCGACATCTACAGCCGGCAACAGCGGCACGATCGGCTGCTGGCGACAGTCGACCAACTGGAAGAATCGACAATCCCAACCGAACAAGCGGCACAACTAGAAATGATGCGAGGGATTGCGATGCGGGAACTGGGACATCCCGACAGCGGTGCCCAACATCTGCAACGAGCGATTGCGTTGGGAATGAGCGGCCGGGAGGTCTATCACGAATTGGCCAAGACGGAGCTTGCCAGTCGCCGATTCGCTGCGGCGAGCCACGCGATCCGCAACGCCCTGCAACTAGCTCCCGACGATGCCGAAAGCCTCTCGCTGGCGCAGAACATCCAACAAGCCCAAGCCCGACTGGCCGCCGATACCGCCAACGACGACCTGACTCAGGAGCGTTGA
- the ppk1 gene encoding polyphosphate kinase 1 — MNKPEPLPENRFFNRELSWLEFNQRVLDHADDENNPALERLKFLAITSSNLDEFFMVRVGGLILQSRRPESFTDPSGRSTAEQLSAIRTRYRKMVDDQYRILLEDIEPTLQAHGIARVTMSEAGEQHQKTVRSVFQTLIQPVLSPQIVSSGEFPLVQVLTIQLCVRLKGLTEETPWDYAIIPLGRAVGRVVTLPTEGGYAYALLEDVVAHHIDEFFNGREVAECIAFRVTRNADIAIQEDSARDLMVGMEELLESRRTSGCVRLEIDERVSEEMLQFLSDKMDLCDQNITSMRGPLDLTYLFQLAGLKGFSALRDPHWAPQHSPEIDPAESMFDNIAQRDLLLLHPYEQFDPVVRLIQEAAEDPDVLAIKQVLYRTSRNSPIVAALMRAAERGKYVTAIVELKARFDEARNIEWAREMEASGVQVVYGVRGLKTHAKICIVVRRETQGIARYVHFGTGNYNEATAALYGDVSMMTCNEEFGADATNFFNSVIGASQPQQFHQLSMAPTSLRTRVLSLIENETRRRAQGQRAVIVAKMNALVDNTIIDALYRASQAGVKIKLNIRGICCLKPGVPGLSENIEVTSIIDRFLEHARIAYFHHGGDEAVFISSADWMPRNLDRRVELFVPVQDTACRQKLLQSLDTYFQDNVNAWQLGPDGVYTRKTPTKGKRFRAQEVLYNTVVAEVKKAEHVRRTHFETHQAEPK; from the coding sequence GTGAATAAACCGGAACCGTTGCCAGAAAATCGCTTCTTCAACCGCGAACTCAGTTGGCTTGAATTCAACCAACGCGTGTTGGATCACGCCGATGATGAGAACAATCCCGCCCTGGAGCGGCTGAAATTCCTGGCGATCACCAGTTCCAATCTGGACGAGTTTTTTATGGTCCGCGTCGGCGGGCTGATCTTGCAAAGCCGGCGTCCCGAATCGTTCACCGATCCGTCGGGGCGGAGCACCGCGGAACAATTGTCCGCGATCCGCACGCGCTATCGCAAAATGGTCGACGACCAGTACCGGATCCTGCTGGAAGATATCGAACCGACGCTACAGGCTCACGGCATCGCACGGGTCACGATGAGCGAGGCGGGAGAGCAACATCAAAAGACGGTCCGCTCGGTTTTCCAAACCCTGATCCAACCGGTCCTCTCGCCACAGATCGTCAGCAGCGGGGAATTCCCGCTGGTCCAAGTGCTGACCATCCAGCTGTGCGTTCGCTTGAAAGGCCTGACCGAAGAGACGCCTTGGGATTACGCGATCATTCCACTGGGCCGAGCCGTGGGACGCGTGGTTACGCTGCCGACCGAAGGGGGCTACGCCTACGCCCTGCTGGAAGATGTCGTCGCTCACCACATCGACGAGTTCTTCAACGGGCGTGAAGTCGCCGAATGCATCGCGTTTCGCGTCACTCGCAACGCCGACATCGCGATCCAAGAAGACTCCGCACGCGACCTGATGGTCGGGATGGAAGAACTGCTGGAGAGTCGCCGCACCTCGGGCTGCGTTCGTCTAGAAATCGACGAGCGCGTGAGCGAAGAGATGCTGCAGTTCTTGAGCGACAAGATGGATCTGTGCGATCAAAACATCACGTCGATGCGCGGCCCACTGGACCTGACCTACCTGTTCCAACTGGCTGGACTGAAAGGATTTTCGGCGCTCCGCGATCCGCACTGGGCTCCGCAACATTCCCCCGAGATCGATCCCGCCGAATCGATGTTCGACAACATCGCCCAACGCGACCTATTGCTGCTGCACCCCTACGAACAATTTGACCCCGTCGTCAGGTTGATCCAAGAGGCAGCGGAGGATCCCGACGTGCTGGCGATCAAACAGGTGCTGTACCGAACCAGCCGCAACAGCCCGATCGTCGCGGCGTTGATGCGAGCGGCGGAGCGAGGCAAATACGTCACCGCGATCGTCGAACTGAAGGCCCGTTTCGATGAGGCCCGCAACATCGAATGGGCTCGCGAAATGGAAGCCTCCGGCGTGCAAGTCGTCTACGGCGTCCGAGGACTCAAGACGCACGCCAAGATCTGCATCGTCGTCCGCCGCGAAACGCAAGGCATCGCCCGCTACGTTCACTTCGGCACGGGAAACTACAACGAAGCAACAGCCGCTCTCTACGGCGACGTCAGCATGATGACCTGCAACGAAGAATTTGGCGCCGACGCGACCAACTTCTTCAATTCAGTGATCGGAGCCAGCCAGCCACAGCAGTTCCACCAATTGTCGATGGCCCCGACCAGCTTGCGAACGCGCGTCTTATCGTTGATCGAAAACGAAACTCGCCGCCGCGCCCAAGGCCAACGCGCGGTGATCGTGGCGAAGATGAACGCGCTTGTCGACAACACGATCATCGATGCCCTGTATCGCGCCAGCCAAGCGGGCGTGAAGATCAAACTGAACATCCGCGGCATCTGCTGCCTGAAGCCGGGCGTCCCGGGGCTCAGCGAAAACATCGAGGTCACCAGCATCATCGATCGCTTCCTCGAACACGCGCGAATCGCCTACTTCCACCACGGCGGCGACGAAGCTGTCTTCATCAGCAGCGCCGACTGGATGCCTCGCAACCTCGACCGCCGCGTCGAGCTGTTTGTCCCGGTGCAAGATACCGCCTGCCGGCAGAAGCTGCTGCAGTCGCTGGACACCTATTTCCAGGACAACGTCAACGCCTGGCAACTGGGACCCGACGGCGTCTACACACGCAAAACGCCGACCAAAGGCAAGCGTTTCCGGGCTCAAGAAGTCCTATACAACACGGTCGTCGCCGAAGTCAAAAAGGCGGAACACGTGCGGCGGACACACTTCGAAACGCACCAAGCCGAACCGAAGTAG
- a CDS encoding proteasome accessory factor PafA2 family protein, translated as MPSRLLRRHIGLETEYATVVQTPADQEHPPSRREVYDAVCKSLTQSVPTAKARFDDCRLFLATGGAISLESCFDWMDQPGGLIEGATPECSSPRNLLVCQRAQDRLFADAVAECDLPASVCLLKNSRDAEDHVYGCQENYSADVASGPMLWAYRAGILMLIPMYMLYVAICLTLTFLGVSLLVSLKSVGAIVRGRRPCLESLLDIPNWCIRAAAGLLRIVHAPLTCLLWLVARFTAFRQQRQGLTPFLISRTILCGSGHLNARGKFSLSGKAAAINSMVGMGGYLNERPIYVFGHWLQTMCSESIISPRCLLELLGRRQRLQIGLADSNVADAAEYLKVGATSLVLDMIEAGYAKGLPKLKKPLEALQQIASDWSLIARVATNSGPMTALEIQQAYLHRCRQFVFDSEEPANSEAWDILELWEQMLDAAGQIRELPVDYEPSLAKIDWASKKWLIDQMGSDASLASRKKVDLRYHELSPNGYYHRLTGAVPCCSIVEVDEISSAMRMPPKDTPASRRGNLIREFAGSETAISASWSHVIIGSGKSRRTFAVKPPRRPAPLTKRDRH; from the coding sequence GTGCCCAGCCGGTTGCTGCGCCGCCACATCGGGCTGGAAACCGAATACGCTACGGTCGTTCAAACGCCAGCCGACCAGGAACATCCGCCATCGCGACGCGAGGTTTACGATGCGGTCTGCAAGAGCCTGACGCAATCGGTCCCGACGGCCAAGGCGAGGTTCGATGATTGCCGATTGTTCCTTGCGACCGGCGGTGCGATCTCGCTGGAATCCTGCTTCGATTGGATGGACCAACCGGGCGGATTGATCGAAGGAGCGACTCCCGAATGCAGCAGCCCACGCAATCTGCTGGTCTGCCAACGCGCTCAAGATCGGCTGTTCGCCGACGCGGTCGCCGAATGCGACCTCCCCGCTTCGGTCTGCTTGCTGAAAAACTCCCGCGATGCCGAAGACCATGTCTACGGATGCCAAGAGAATTATTCGGCCGACGTCGCCAGCGGCCCGATGCTGTGGGCCTACCGCGCCGGGATCCTGATGCTGATCCCGATGTACATGCTGTACGTCGCGATCTGCCTGACACTAACCTTCTTAGGCGTTTCGCTGCTGGTCTCGCTGAAGAGCGTCGGCGCGATCGTTCGCGGCCGCCGCCCCTGCCTGGAAAGCCTGCTGGACATTCCCAACTGGTGCATCCGCGCCGCCGCGGGACTGCTGCGAATCGTTCACGCTCCGCTGACGTGCCTGCTGTGGCTGGTCGCCCGCTTCACCGCCTTCCGCCAACAACGCCAAGGGCTCACGCCGTTCCTGATCTCGCGGACGATCCTCTGCGGTTCGGGACATTTAAATGCTCGCGGCAAGTTCTCGCTTTCGGGCAAAGCCGCCGCGATCAACAGCATGGTCGGCATGGGCGGTTATCTGAACGAGCGGCCGATTTATGTCTTCGGTCACTGGTTGCAAACGATGTGCAGCGAATCGATCATCTCGCCCCGCTGCCTGCTGGAACTGCTGGGGCGACGCCAGCGACTGCAGATCGGATTGGCCGATTCGAACGTCGCCGATGCGGCGGAGTATTTAAAAGTCGGCGCGACAAGCCTCGTCCTGGACATGATCGAAGCGGGCTACGCCAAGGGGCTGCCCAAGCTGAAGAAACCGCTCGAGGCGCTGCAACAGATCGCCAGCGACTGGAGCCTGATCGCTCGCGTGGCGACCAACAGCGGTCCGATGACTGCGTTGGAGATCCAGCAAGCCTACCTGCACCGCTGCCGCCAATTCGTCTTCGACAGCGAGGAACCGGCCAACTCCGAAGCCTGGGACATCCTCGAACTGTGGGAACAGATGCTCGACGCAGCCGGGCAGATCCGCGAACTGCCGGTCGACTACGAACCGTCGTTAGCCAAGATCGACTGGGCCTCAAAAAAGTGGCTGATAGATCAGATGGGGAGCGATGCCAGCCTGGCGTCGCGGAAAAAGGTCGATCTGCGGTACCACGAACTCTCGCCCAACGGATATTACCACCGTTTAACGGGAGCGGTTCCCTGCTGTTCGATAGTCGAAGTCGACGAGATTTCCAGCGCGATGCGGATGCCTCCCAAAGACACCCCCGCGTCGCGGCGAGGCAATTTAATCCGCGAATTTGCTGGCTCCGAGACCGCCATCTCCGCCTCTTGGTCGCACGTGATCATCGGCAGCGGCAAGAGTCGCCGGACGTTTGCGGTCAAACCGCCCCGGCGTCCCGCTCCTCTGACTAAACGCGACCGGCATTGA
- a CDS encoding efflux RND transporter permease subunit, protein MIFPAPDIPRLLVSNRYLLLVIAVAVFALAWSIDQRLQFDRRIERMFPEADPAAQAYQQLKETFGGNEVAMLTYPNADLFDRSGAGLKLQRELTQRIEALPGVASVLSLAKVDVALTKMRPAALFFAADSTPQILADDSLATAFRELFAGYTHSDDGDYAALVVMLDPQRTTVDGQDAAVAGLREIAATLPAEHQPASLVGEPVLVSEGFSMVQADGRRLGLVTLSLLSVAMFVMFRSLRWVLVQVVVICWSVVCTRALVALVGLQLTLVSSMLTAVVTVIAVASIIHLAVADRNARLRGRSGLEATVLGLRGVLRPIAWACLTDAVGFAALSVSDVGPIRDFGWMMAIGALVVLVAIVLFVPGLASIGPAGGGSRPRQTNRRVRHAMYAGYHWLTLHRRIALAALVLLTIGISLGLGRLTIETNFIRNFRADHPLAIDYRIVESDLGGAGVWDVLLPAPDLLSSEYLASVRELEDRLRAIGDQPDARLSKVFSIADADEAASSSPLLAIAPPSLRIAGMRASMPYFIDALVAGPSTDGKPAMLRMMIRSSEQVPAETKQQLIASVRQTVGEHTASDRWKAFFEEGRPAGDPQVTGYYVLLTGLVSGLVADQWICFGVASLGVFGMLWIVARSLKLAVCGMLPNMLPILGVLALLGYWGTPVNLGTAMIAAVSIGISIDGSIHFLCAYRRHRIGHGVQRSIASVYQTVGIAVILATLSLTIGFSTLATSPFIPTATFGVLVSITLVVSSIANLTLLPFMIRIVDGTGSR, encoded by the coding sequence ATGATCTTCCCCGCGCCCGACATTCCCCGCTTGCTCGTCTCCAATCGCTATCTGTTGCTGGTGATTGCAGTCGCAGTTTTTGCGCTGGCTTGGTCGATCGATCAACGGTTGCAGTTCGATCGGCGGATCGAGCGGATGTTTCCCGAAGCCGATCCGGCGGCGCAGGCTTACCAACAATTAAAAGAGACCTTCGGCGGCAACGAGGTCGCGATGTTGACCTATCCCAATGCCGATCTGTTCGATCGCAGCGGGGCAGGGCTGAAGTTGCAGCGAGAGTTGACGCAGCGGATCGAAGCGCTGCCGGGGGTGGCGAGTGTGTTGAGTCTCGCCAAAGTCGATGTTGCCCTGACCAAGATGCGTCCGGCCGCGTTGTTCTTCGCCGCCGATTCCACTCCGCAAATCCTGGCCGACGATTCATTAGCCACCGCGTTTCGTGAACTGTTTGCCGGCTACACGCACTCCGACGATGGCGACTATGCCGCACTGGTCGTGATGTTGGACCCGCAGCGCACAACAGTCGATGGCCAAGACGCCGCGGTCGCTGGACTTCGCGAAATCGCGGCGACGCTACCCGCCGAACATCAGCCGGCGAGTCTGGTCGGCGAGCCGGTTTTGGTGAGCGAAGGTTTTTCGATGGTCCAAGCCGATGGTCGGCGCTTGGGATTGGTGACGCTGTCGCTGTTGTCCGTCGCGATGTTTGTGATGTTCCGCTCGCTTCGCTGGGTGCTGGTGCAAGTCGTTGTGATCTGTTGGTCAGTCGTCTGCACAAGAGCTTTGGTCGCCTTAGTCGGTCTTCAGTTAACACTTGTCAGTTCGATGTTGACCGCCGTGGTGACCGTGATCGCCGTAGCGTCGATCATTCATCTTGCGGTGGCCGACCGCAACGCGCGGCTGCGTGGCCGGTCGGGACTTGAAGCGACCGTGTTGGGGCTGCGCGGTGTGCTGCGGCCGATCGCTTGGGCTTGCCTGACCGATGCGGTCGGCTTCGCCGCGTTGTCGGTATCCGACGTGGGGCCGATTCGCGATTTTGGATGGATGATGGCGATCGGAGCCTTAGTTGTATTGGTCGCGATCGTTTTGTTTGTGCCCGGCTTGGCCTCGATAGGACCGGCCGGCGGAGGCTCGCGTCCGCGGCAGACCAACCGCCGCGTGCGGCACGCGATGTATGCCGGTTACCATTGGCTGACGCTGCATCGGAGGATCGCGCTCGCCGCGCTTGTGTTGCTGACGATTGGGATTTCGCTGGGGCTGGGGCGGCTGACGATCGAGACTAATTTCATTCGGAACTTTCGCGCCGACCATCCGCTTGCGATCGATTACCGCATCGTTGAATCGGATCTTGGTGGAGCCGGGGTGTGGGATGTTTTGTTGCCGGCTCCCGACCTCCTTTCCAGCGAATACCTGGCCAGCGTGCGCGAGTTGGAAGATCGGCTGCGTGCGATCGGCGACCAGCCCGACGCGCGGTTGAGCAAAGTCTTTAGTATCGCCGACGCCGACGAAGCGGCCAGTTCTTCGCCGCTGCTTGCGATCGCGCCGCCGTCGTTGCGGATCGCTGGCATGCGCGCGTCGATGCCATATTTCATCGATGCCTTGGTCGCTGGACCGTCGACCGATGGTAAGCCGGCGATGTTGCGCATGATGATCCGCAGCAGCGAGCAAGTTCCGGCGGAAACGAAGCAGCAATTGATCGCCAGCGTTCGGCAGACCGTTGGTGAGCATACCGCTTCGGATCGTTGGAAAGCGTTTTTTGAAGAGGGGCGGCCGGCGGGCGATCCGCAGGTGACGGGGTATTACGTGTTGTTGACGGGGCTCGTCTCGGGGCTGGTTGCCGATCAGTGGATCTGTTTCGGGGTCGCGTCGTTGGGCGTGTTTGGGATGTTGTGGATCGTCGCCAGGTCGCTGAAGCTGGCCGTTTGCGGGATGCTGCCGAACATGCTGCCGATTCTCGGCGTCCTGGCGTTGTTGGGCTACTGGGGAACGCCGGTCAATCTGGGGACCGCAATGATCGCCGCGGTTTCGATTGGGATCTCGATCGATGGATCGATTCATTTTCTGTGTGCGTACCGTCGGCATCGAATCGGTCACGGCGTGCAGCGATCGATCGCCAGCGTCTATCAAACCGTTGGCATCGCGGTGATCTTGGCGACGCTGTCGTTGACGATCGGGTTCTCCACGTTGGCGACCAGCCCTTTCATTCCGACGGCGACGTTTGGCGTACTGGTCAGCATCACCTTGGTCGTCAGCAGCATCGCCAACCTGACGCTGCTTCCATTTATGATCCGCATCGTCGACGGGACTGGCTCCCGTTAA
- a CDS encoding M14 family metallopeptidase, which yields MAEDYFSSSYMQSRERFRIAADAIGASCDSYQVSGAGEGGLTIDVATLGPADAPAVVVSSGVHGVEGFFGSAVLLAMLDRFRQQPPDRGLRFVLIHAINPFGFDQLRRFDEANIDVNRNFLIAPQTYKGSPVRYGALDRFLNPASPATRWEVPFQMQAMALIARHGMPTLKSAVAGGQYEYPSGLFFGGSQPAASMVVVRDHCARWIGDAPSVVHIDLHSGLGRFAECQLMPVVSDAAPASAFIDAFPDRSLEFEATHQRTAYSVRGGMGQWFVDRFGDRPYRFALAEFGTYGPLRVLAALRRENRYHFQGPRDTEAQRRAKAELLECFCPRSAAWRRRVIDASLSIVDQASRWSQRL from the coding sequence ATGGCCGAAGACTACTTTTCATCGTCGTATATGCAATCGCGGGAACGTTTCCGAATCGCAGCCGATGCGATCGGGGCCAGCTGTGATTCGTATCAGGTCAGCGGGGCAGGGGAGGGCGGTCTAACGATCGACGTCGCCACGCTTGGCCCCGCCGATGCGCCGGCGGTTGTTGTCTCGTCGGGCGTGCATGGAGTTGAAGGCTTCTTTGGATCGGCGGTTCTGTTGGCGATGTTGGATCGATTCCGCCAGCAACCGCCCGATCGTGGTTTGCGTTTCGTCTTGATTCACGCGATCAATCCGTTTGGCTTTGATCAGCTGCGTCGTTTCGATGAAGCGAACATCGACGTCAACCGCAATTTTCTGATCGCTCCGCAGACATATAAAGGATCGCCCGTCAGATACGGGGCATTGGACCGGTTTTTGAATCCCGCATCGCCAGCGACGCGATGGGAGGTGCCGTTTCAGATGCAAGCGATGGCGTTGATCGCTCGTCACGGGATGCCAACGCTCAAGTCGGCTGTCGCTGGCGGGCAATACGAATATCCAAGCGGCTTGTTTTTTGGAGGCTCACAGCCCGCCGCGTCGATGGTCGTGGTGCGCGACCACTGCGCCCGTTGGATCGGCGACGCGCCGTCGGTTGTTCATATCGATCTGCACAGTGGGTTGGGGCGATTTGCGGAGTGCCAGTTGATGCCGGTCGTCAGCGACGCGGCACCGGCGTCGGCTTTTATCGATGCGTTCCCGGATCGTTCGCTCGAATTCGAAGCGACGCACCAGCGAACCGCTTATTCGGTCCGCGGCGGGATGGGGCAGTGGTTCGTCGATCGATTCGGCGATCGACCGTATCGATTTGCACTCGCCGAGTTCGGGACGTACGGTCCGTTGCGCGTCCTGGCTGCGCTCCGTCGCGAGAACCGTTACCATTTTCAAGGGCCTCGCGATACCGAGGCGCAGCGTCGCGCCAAAGCGGAATTGTTAGAATGCTTTTGTCCTCGATCGGCCGCATGGCGTCGACGCGTTATCGACGCCTCGCTCTCGATCGTCGATCAAGCATCGCGCTGGAGTCAAAGGCTTTAG
- a CDS encoding glycosyltransferase family 4 protein, with translation MRVAHVITRMIVGGAQENTLFNCLDLQRIYGDDVILITGPSLGPEGDLLQQGRAEGLKVILLPDLVRAIDPVRDWKSLRAIRQTLRDFQPDVVHTHSAKGGILGRQAAHDLGVPAILHTVHGAPFHPYQSPPVRWFYKACEKRAARQCHRLISVADAMTELLTDAGVVAAEKCTTVYSGMNVDPFLWADTHRLAVRQRLGIRDDEVVVGKIARLFHLKGHADLIQAAASVVKAHANVKFLLIGDGILRDELTQQIRQAGLEDRFCFTGLVPPEDIPEYLGAMDLLVHTSYREGLARALPQALIAGKPVISYAIDGAPEVVIDGETGFLVSAGDIDRLADRIVELVGDKKMRADLGGQGRARFTDAFRHETMTSRLREIYQQILADSAGGDR, from the coding sequence ATGCGTGTCGCTCATGTAATTACTCGGATGATCGTGGGCGGAGCTCAGGAGAATACGCTCTTCAATTGCTTGGATCTGCAACGGATCTATGGTGACGATGTGATCTTGATCACCGGCCCCAGTCTCGGTCCCGAAGGAGATCTGTTGCAGCAGGGGAGGGCGGAAGGTTTGAAAGTGATCCTGCTGCCCGACTTGGTCCGCGCGATCGATCCGGTTCGCGATTGGAAGTCGCTGCGTGCGATCCGCCAAACCCTACGCGACTTTCAGCCCGACGTCGTCCATACGCACAGCGCGAAGGGTGGCATCCTGGGACGCCAGGCGGCGCACGATCTGGGCGTTCCGGCGATTCTGCATACGGTTCACGGTGCCCCGTTTCATCCCTATCAATCGCCGCCGGTCCGCTGGTTCTATAAGGCTTGCGAAAAGCGAGCGGCCCGGCAATGCCATCGCTTGATTTCGGTTGCCGATGCGATGACGGAATTGCTGACCGACGCGGGAGTTGTCGCGGCGGAGAAGTGCACGACTGTCTATAGCGGCATGAACGTCGATCCGTTTCTTTGGGCCGACACGCATCGCTTGGCCGTTCGCCAGCGACTGGGGATCCGCGACGATGAAGTTGTCGTCGGCAAGATCGCTCGACTGTTTCATCTGAAGGGACACGCCGATCTGATCCAGGCGGCGGCAAGCGTGGTGAAGGCGCACGCAAACGTGAAATTCCTGTTGATCGGCGACGGGATTTTGCGAGACGAACTGACCCAGCAGATTCGCCAGGCGGGGCTGGAGGATCGGTTCTGCTTCACCGGTTTGGTGCCGCCCGAAGATATCCCCGAGTACTTGGGAGCGATGGATTTGTTGGTTCACACTTCGTATCGCGAAGGGCTTGCCCGCGCGTTGCCTCAAGCGTTGATCGCCGGCAAGCCGGTGATCAGTTACGCGATCGATGGCGCTCCGGAAGTTGTGATCGATGGCGAGACGGGGTTCCTGGTTTCGGCGGGGGATATCGATCGCTTGGCCGACCGAATCGTGGAACTGGTTGGTGACAAAAAAATGCGTGCGGATTTAGGAGGGCAGGGGAGGGCACGGTTTACGGACGCGTTCCGACACGAAACAATGACAAGCCGTTTGAGAGAAATTTATCAGCAGATCCTGGCAGATTCCGCTGGCGGTGATCGCTGA